One Oscillospiraceae bacterium genomic window carries:
- the rsgA gene encoding ribosome small subunit-dependent GTPase A — protein MTYKNSENKNLRGEILTEGIIVKGIGGFYYVKTDFGIFTCKAKGSFRKENKTPYVGDRVKMRIVSEEAKEGFIEEIRERTNFLIRPPVANIDRMIIISSVAEPSPDTCFIDKMIAICEHNNIEPVLCFNKIDLKADFSIISDYEKIGYKVMKTSVKDGVGLLDLKNMLIKGITSVAGFSGVGKSSLLSTAIDKKLETGKVSDKISRGRHTTRHVELFEVEEGKFFADTPGFSGLDIETLRKEELASLFIDFKDYTDLCKFKDCSHTKEQGCAVINAVNEGKIVKSRHENYLEFYNTLKLINDWERAK, from the coding sequence ATTACTTATAAAAACTCAGAAAATAAAAATCTAAGAGGTGAAATTTTGACGGAAGGGATAATCGTTAAAGGTATAGGCGGTTTTTACTATGTAAAAACTGATTTTGGTATCTTTACCTGTAAAGCAAAGGGGAGTTTCAGAAAAGAAAATAAAACTCCCTATGTAGGAGACAGGGTAAAAATGCGAATAGTAAGCGAAGAAGCAAAAGAAGGCTTTATTGAAGAAATAAGGGAAAGGACGAATTTTTTAATTCGTCCTCCTGTAGCAAATATTGACAGAATGATTATTATATCTTCTGTTGCCGAACCTTCTCCTGATACTTGCTTTATTGATAAAATGATTGCAATATGCGAGCATAATAATATTGAGCCAGTCTTATGTTTTAATAAAATAGATTTAAAGGCAGATTTTAGCATAATATCTGATTATGAAAAAATTGGATATAAAGTTATGAAAACCAGCGTTAAAGACGGCGTTGGTCTTCTTGATTTAAAAAATATGCTGATAAAAGGGATTACATCAGTTGCAGGGTTTTCCGGTGTAGGTAAATCAAGTTTATTAAGTACAGCAATAGATAAAAAATTAGAAACAGGCAAAGTAAGTGATAAAATTTCAAGAGGCAGGCATACAACAAGGCATGTTGAACTTTTTGAAGTTGAAGAAGGAAAATTTTTTGCTGACACACCTGGCTTTTCAGGTCTTGACATAGAAACACTAAGAAAAGAAGAACTTGCTTCTTTGTTTATTGATTTTAAAGATTATACTGACTTATGTAAATTCAAAGACTGCAGTCATACAAAAGAACAAGGGTGTGCAGTTATAAATGCAGTTAATGAAGGTAAAATTGTTAAATCAAGGCATGAAAACTATTTGGAATTTTATAATACACTTAAACTTATAAATGATTGGGAGAGAGCAAAATGA
- the rpe gene encoding ribulose-phosphate 3-epimerase — protein sequence MIKIAPSLLSADFADLKNEIKAIENADFVHLDVMDGQFVPNISFGAPIIKSLRKHSNLIFDVHLMIKNPLKYIEDFCKAGADIITFHVEADDDIDETILKIKEYGKKCGIVLSPDTDAEVVIPYLDKVDMILLMSVYPGFGGQKYIHRITEKIKRVKEYIGNRDIDLQIDGGITKENVKETIDAGANVIVAGTSVFGMSDRYKAIEELRQ from the coding sequence ATGATAAAAATTGCACCGTCGCTTTTATCGGCAGACTTTGCTGATTTGAAAAATGAAATAAAGGCTATTGAAAATGCAGATTTTGTCCATCTTGATGTAATGGATGGTCAGTTTGTTCCAAATATTTCTTTTGGAGCACCCATAATAAAATCCTTAAGAAAACATTCAAATCTTATTTTTGATGTTCATCTTATGATAAAAAATCCGTTGAAATATATTGAGGATTTTTGCAAAGCAGGAGCAGATATTATAACCTTTCATGTTGAAGCGGATGATGATATAGATGAAACTATTTTAAAAATTAAAGAGTATGGGAAAAAATGCGGAATAGTCTTATCCCCTGATACTGATGCAGAGGTTGTTATCCCTTATCTTGATAAGGTTGATATGATTTTACTTATGTCTGTATACCCTGGATTCGGAGGTCAGAAATATATTCACAGAATTACCGAAAAAATAAAAAGAGTCAAAGAATATATTGGAAACAGGGATATAGATTTGCAAATTGATGGTGGAATTACTAAAGAAAATGTAAAAGAGACTATAGATGCAGGAGCGAATGTTATTGTTGCCGGAACTTCAGTTTTCGGAATGAGTGACAGATATAAAGCGATTGAGGAATTAAGACAATGA
- a CDS encoding thiamine diphosphokinase, protein MITYIFGASDIEDYSYLKSINFEGSYIICADGGTKHLKELNLIADVVIGDFDSSSDYKKYENKITYPKEKDDTDLGLAINYASDNDFNECVGIGCLGNRLDHTYANIALLKYAFNKGVNLELIDDNTKVFLVNEKKEILKEDFKYVSIFPFENNVKGINLTGFKYPLNEATLTSDYPLGISNEILDEKGIIEVNDGNLIVMLIKE, encoded by the coding sequence ATGATTACATATATTTTCGGGGCCTCAGATATAGAAGACTATTCTTATCTTAAAAGCATAAATTTTGAGGGAAGTTATATAATTTGTGCAGATGGAGGAACTAAACATTTAAAAGAATTAAATCTAATTGCTGATGTCGTTATAGGTGATTTTGATTCTTCTTCTGATTATAAAAAATATGAAAATAAGATTACTTATCCAAAGGAAAAAGATGATACTGATTTGGGTCTTGCAATAAACTATGCATCAGATAATGATTTTAATGAGTGTGTGGGTATTGGTTGTCTTGGTAATAGATTAGACCATACTTATGCTAATATTGCTTTGCTAAAGTATGCTTTTAATAAAGGTGTAAACCTTGAACTTATTGATGATAACACGAAAGTATTTCTTGTAAATGAGAAAAAAGAAATATTAAAAGAAGATTTTAAATATGTTTCAATTTTCCCCTTTGAAAATAATGTAAAGGGAATAAACTTAACAGGTTTTAAATATCCTCTTAATGAGGCAACGTTAACTTCAGATTATCCTTTGGGTATAAGTAATGAAATTTTGGATGAAAAAGGAATAATTGAAGTTAATGATGGCAATCTGATTGTTATGTTAATTAAGGAGTAG
- a CDS encoding undecaprenyl-diphosphate phosphatase yields the protein MNLIELLKVIFLGIVEGITEWLPISSTGHMILLDEFIKLNITEEFKEMFFVVIQLGAILAVVFLYFKKLIPFDIVNKRITVKKEAFSLWGKIIVSCIPAAVIGLLFDDKIDEIFYNSFVVSLMLILYGIIFILIERKKRIVKTTDLDKLTYKTALYIGLFQLLSLIPGTSRSGATIIGAMLVGTSREVAAEFTFFLAIPVMLGASLLKLLKFGFVFTGSEIIILVAGLITAFIVSVIAIKFLVGYIKKNDFKVFGWYRIVLGIIVLLYFAFI from the coding sequence ATGAATTTAATTGAACTTTTAAAAGTAATTTTTTTAGGTATTGTTGAAGGAATAACTGAATGGCTTCCTATAAGCAGTACAGGTCATATGATACTTTTAGACGAATTTATTAAACTTAATATTACTGAAGAATTTAAGGAAATGTTTTTTGTTGTTATTCAGCTTGGCGCAATACTTGCCGTTGTATTTTTATACTTTAAAAAACTAATCCCTTTTGATATTGTAAATAAAAGGATAACAGTAAAAAAAGAAGCATTTTCTCTATGGGGAAAAATAATTGTATCCTGTATTCCTGCAGCAGTTATCGGGTTACTCTTTGACGATAAGATTGATGAAATATTTTATAATTCTTTTGTTGTATCACTTATGCTTATACTTTATGGTATTATATTTATTCTTATTGAAAGAAAAAAAAGAATTGTAAAAACAACTGATTTAGATAAATTAACATATAAAACAGCCCTGTATATTGGATTGTTCCAACTATTATCTTTAATTCCAGGTACTTCAAGGTCGGGAGCAACAATAATAGGTGCAATGCTTGTCGGCACCTCCAGAGAGGTTGCAGCGGAGTTTACTTTCTTTCTTGCAATTCCTGTAATGCTTGGTGCAAGTTTACTTAAACTTTTGAAATTTGGTTTTGTGTTTACCGGTTCTGAAATAATTATACTTGTAGCAGGGCTTATAACAGCATTTATCGTTTCGGTAATTGCAATTAAATTCCTTGTAGGTTATATTAAGAAAAACGATTTCAAAGTTTTCGGATGGTACAGAATTGTACTTGGTATAATTGTGCTTTTATATTTTGCGTTTATATAA
- a CDS encoding transporter substrate-binding domain-containing protein, which yields MEEIKMKKLLTLLLALSMVLVVFTACGGSETDKLTMATNAEFPPFEYIENGEIVGADVDIAKAIAEKLGKELEITNIDFDAALTGAATGKYDMAVAGITANDERRENMNFSVDYYTASQAIIVKADSTIAVSKDLEGKTISCQEGTTGEQFLLDNNYAIQSFKTGAEAITALTSGKVDAVVIDDAVARALSKEQNGATKVLDEALTQEAYAIALKKGNDELTKEIDGALEALKAEGKLAEIFEKYELPYDAE from the coding sequence ATGGAGGAGATTAAAATGAAAAAATTATTAACCTTATTATTAGCGCTTTCTATGGTGCTTGTTGTGTTCACAGCATGCGGTGGCAGTGAAACCGATAAACTTACTATGGCAACCAATGCTGAGTTCCCACCATTTGAGTACATAGAAAATGGCGAAATTGTCGGTGCAGATGTTGATATCGCAAAAGCAATTGCTGAAAAATTAGGTAAAGAACTTGAAATTACAAATATTGACTTTGATGCTGCTCTAACAGGTGCTGCAACAGGTAAATATGATATGGCAGTTGCAGGTATTACTGCAAATGACGAAAGAAGAGAAAATATGAATTTCTCAGTTGACTATTATACTGCTTCTCAGGCTATAATCGTTAAAGCAGACAGCACAATTGCAGTTTCCAAAGATTTAGAAGGAAAAACAATTTCTTGTCAGGAAGGTACAACAGGGGAACAGTTCTTACTTGATAATAACTATGCCATCCAGTCATTTAAAACAGGTGCTGAAGCAATTACTGCTTTAACAAGCGGTAAAGTTGATGCAGTTGTTATTGACGATGCTGTTGCAAGAGCATTATCTAAAGAACAAAACGGAGCAACTAAAGTTCTTGATGAAGCGCTTACTCAGGAAGCATACGCAATTGCTCTTAAAAAAGGTAATGACGAATTAACTAAGGAAATTGACGGTGCTTTGGAAGCATTAAAAGCAGAAGGTAAACTTGCTGAAATTTTTGAAAAATACGAATTACCATATGATGCTGAATAA
- a CDS encoding amino acid ABC transporter permease yields MNWFFDIYNNIILWFQAWFDKLYNTFIVSDRWLTLVEGLYATVIITLGALAIGVVIGTVVAIIKVFAADGKRTTFSDKVLFVLDKLCNVYITVIRGIPVVVQLLISFFIIFSFAKDGLWVATITFGINSGAYVAETIRSGIMAIDGGQMEAGRSLGFSKLQTMWLIILPQAIKNILPAIGNEMIALLKETSVAGYVAVVDITKAGNQIKNTTYDQVNPILLVALVYLALVMFLTTIVGRLERRLRKNER; encoded by the coding sequence ATGAATTGGTTTTTTGATATATATAATAACATCATATTATGGTTTCAGGCATGGTTTGATAAACTTTATAATACATTTATTGTGTCGGATAGATGGCTGACACTTGTTGAAGGCCTTTATGCAACTGTTATAATAACTCTTGGCGCACTTGCAATCGGTGTCGTTATCGGTACAGTTGTTGCTATAATAAAAGTTTTTGCTGCTGATGGAAAAAGAACAACATTTTCCGATAAAGTATTATTTGTGCTTGATAAACTATGTAACGTATATATAACCGTTATAAGAGGTATTCCTGTTGTTGTTCAGCTTCTTATATCATTCTTTATTATATTTTCATTTGCCAAAGACGGATTATGGGTTGCAACTATAACATTTGGTATTAATTCAGGAGCGTATGTTGCTGAAACAATCCGTTCAGGCATTATGGCTATTGACGGTGGGCAGATGGAAGCAGGACGTTCTCTTGGATTTTCAAAACTTCAGACTATGTGGCTTATTATACTTCCGCAGGCAATTAAAAATATTTTACCTGCTATAGGTAATGAAATGATTGCTCTTTTAAAAGAAACATCTGTTGCAGGATATGTTGCAGTTGTTGATATTACAAAAGCAGGGAATCAGATTAAGAATACAACTTATGACCAGGTTAACCCGATACTTCTTGTAGCACTTGTATATCTTGCTCTTGTAATGTTCCTTACAACTATTGTAGGAAGACTTGAAAGGAGACTGAGAAAAAATGAAAGATAA
- a CDS encoding amino acid ABC transporter ATP-binding protein: MKDNILIKTVDLCKYYKNGAIKAIDKINMEIKKGEVVVVIGPSGSGKSTFLRSLNLLEEPTSGTIFFEDTDITNPKTNINVHRQKMGMVFQHFNLFPHMTVLNNMTVAPIKLLNIPKEEAEKKAMDLLKKVGLDDRADAYPSQLSGGQKQRVAIVRALCMNPDVMLFDEPTSALDPEMVGEVLEVMKNLANEGMTMIVVTHEMGFAKEVGTRVVFFDEGQVIEEGNPDEIFDNPKTERMQSFLKKVL, from the coding sequence ATGAAAGATAATATTTTAATTAAAACAGTTGACCTTTGCAAATATTATAAAAACGGAGCAATTAAAGCGATTGATAAAATTAATATGGAAATAAAAAAAGGGGAAGTTGTTGTTGTTATCGGACCGTCAGGCTCAGGTAAATCAACTTTCTTGCGTTCTTTAAATTTACTTGAAGAACCTACTTCAGGAACAATCTTTTTTGAAGATACAGATATAACAAATCCTAAAACGAATATCAATGTTCACAGGCAGAAAATGGGAATGGTGTTTCAACATTTTAATCTGTTCCCGCATATGACTGTTCTTAATAATATGACAGTCGCACCTATAAAACTTCTTAATATTCCAAAGGAAGAAGCAGAGAAAAAAGCGATGGATTTACTTAAAAAAGTTGGACTTGATGACAGAGCCGATGCTTATCCATCACAACTTTCAGGCGGTCAGAAGCAGAGAGTTGCTATTGTTAGAGCACTTTGTATGAATCCTGATGTTATGCTTTTTGATGAACCTACAAGCGCACTTGATCCTGAAATGGTTGGAGAAGTTTTAGAAGTTATGAAAAACCTTGCCAATGAGGGTATGACAATGATTGTTGTTACTCACGAAATGGGATTTGCCAAAGAAGTGGGAACAAGGGTTGTATTTTTTGATGAAGGTCAGGTTATTGAAGAAGGTAATCCTGATGAAATATTTGATAATCCTAAGACAGAAAGAATGCAGTCTTTCTTAAAGAAAGTTTTATAA
- the gatB gene encoding Asp-tRNA(Asn)/Glu-tRNA(Gln) amidotransferase subunit GatB: protein MYNQFEMTIGLETHIQLKTKNKLFCECKNEFTLEPDIYCCPVCRGDIKDDLKINMEAVEKAITAGLVTNCHINETSSWDRKNYSYPDLPKGYQITQYDIPLCENGYIDIGTKKIRIERIHMEEDAGKLIYNKDGEVICDHNRCGVPLIEIVTKPDIKSACEASEYLKKLRLNMLYLNVSDCKMEEGSLRCDVNISVKRKEDINSGVKCEIKNLNSFSFIEKAIDYEFKRQVDLILKGEKIIQETRKFDSGKGITVSMRTKENSSDYGYETEPFLDKLFVSSDLIENIKKTIPVLPEKRMKKYVDEYGLSESDAKLIVSMKNISDFFEDCIDNVNCRLTLSNIIVNEVLKLSKNGEIKVSKNQLTELSNLLSDNLISNQSAKKILEKIWDTQFLPKDLCDKMDLWQISSEEILYPIVKDTIDCNVKIIEDYKKGKTNAIKTIIGIVMKKTSGKANGNVVNKIISDILNTL from the coding sequence ATGTATAATCAATTTGAAATGACAATAGGGCTTGAAACCCATATTCAGCTTAAAACTAAAAATAAACTTTTTTGTGAATGTAAAAATGAATTTACATTAGAACCTGATATATATTGCTGTCCTGTTTGCAGAGGAGATATTAAAGATGACCTGAAAATTAATATGGAGGCTGTAGAAAAAGCGATTACTGCAGGACTTGTTACTAATTGCCACATCAACGAAACATCAAGTTGGGACAGGAAAAACTACTCATATCCTGATCTTCCTAAAGGTTACCAGATAACCCAGTATGATATTCCACTTTGTGAGAATGGATATATTGATATAGGAACTAAAAAAATCCGTATTGAGCGAATTCATATGGAAGAAGATGCCGGTAAACTTATTTATAATAAAGATGGGGAAGTTATATGTGACCATAACAGATGTGGAGTGCCTCTTATAGAGATTGTTACAAAGCCTGATATTAAGTCAGCCTGCGAGGCATCAGAATACTTAAAAAAATTAAGACTAAATATGCTTTATCTTAATGTATCTGATTGTAAAATGGAAGAAGGTTCTTTAAGATGTGATGTTAATATTTCGGTTAAAAGAAAAGAAGATATTAACTCTGGCGTAAAATGCGAAATAAAAAATCTTAATTCTTTTTCTTTTATTGAAAAAGCAATTGATTACGAATTCAAAAGACAGGTTGATTTGATTTTAAAAGGTGAAAAGATTATACAGGAAACAAGGAAATTTGACAGCGGAAAAGGTATAACTGTATCTATGAGAACAAAGGAAAATTCCTCTGATTACGGTTACGAAACTGAACCTTTTCTTGATAAACTTTTTGTTTCTTCTGACCTTATTGAAAATATTAAAAAGACTATTCCTGTACTTCCTGAAAAAAGAATGAAAAAGTACGTAGATGAATATGGTTTATCCGAGTCGGATGCAAAACTAATAGTATCTATGAAAAATATTTCTGATTTTTTTGAAGATTGTATAGACAATGTTAATTGCAGGTTAACCCTATCAAATATTATTGTTAATGAGGTTTTGAAACTTTCCAAAAATGGAGAAATTAAAGTTTCCAAAAATCAGTTAACAGAACTTTCAAATTTGCTTTCGGATAATCTGATAAGCAACCAATCTGCAAAAAAAATATTAGAAAAAATCTGGGATACGCAATTTTTACCAAAAGATTTATGTGACAAAATGGATTTGTGGCAGATAAGCAGCGAGGAAATTTTATATCCTATAGTTAAAGATACGATTGACTGTAATGTTAAAATTATTGAGGACTATAAAAAAGGAAAAACAAATGCCATTAAAACAATTATTGGAATTGTTATGAAGAAAACCTCGGGTAAGGCTAACGGAAACGTAGTTAATAAGATAATATCTGATATTTTAAATACTCTTTGA
- a CDS encoding choloylglycine hydrolase family protein, whose translation MCTAISFKTKDHYFGRNLDYEQTFGEKVIITPRNFTLKFKHQKEIKNHFSFIGMGIIEEDYPLYFDLTNEAGLSFAGLNFPYNAKYNSFENNKINLTPYELPLFILSECSNVCEVVNILKKVNLLNIPFNQKYSLTPLHFMFSDKDKSIVFETTSKGNFIYENRTGVLTNNPQFNIQLHNLNNYMNVSSKEPENLFSKKIGLQVYSRGMGGIGLPGDLSSMSRFVKGVFIKMNSVCDDDEESSVTQFFHILYSVYQQKGCVCISDNTYEKTNYTSCCNTDKGIYYYTTYYNNRITKIDMNNEDLNSSSLISYTLNNKQDFLDGN comes from the coding sequence ATGTGTACTGCAATTTCATTTAAAACAAAAGACCATTATTTTGGAAGAAATCTAGATTATGAACAAACATTTGGGGAAAAAGTTATTATAACACCCCGTAATTTTACTTTGAAATTTAAACATCAGAAAGAAATTAAAAATCATTTTTCTTTTATAGGAATGGGAATAATAGAAGAGGATTATCCACTTTATTTTGATTTAACTAATGAAGCAGGATTGTCTTTTGCAGGGCTAAATTTTCCTTATAATGCAAAATATAACAGTTTTGAAAATAATAAAATAAATTTAACCCCTTATGAACTTCCTCTTTTTATTCTTTCTGAATGTTCGAATGTATGTGAAGTTGTTAATATACTTAAAAAAGTTAATCTGTTAAATATACCGTTTAACCAAAAGTATTCCTTAACACCTCTTCATTTTATGTTTTCAGATAAAGATAAATCAATCGTTTTCGAAACAACTTCTAAGGGGAATTTTATATATGAAAACAGAACGGGTGTTCTAACGAATAATCCGCAGTTTAATATTCAACTTCACAATTTAAATAATTATATGAATGTATCAAGTAAAGAACCTGAAAATTTATTTTCCAAAAAAATAGGACTTCAAGTGTATTCAAGAGGAATGGGAGGTATAGGACTTCCTGGAGATTTATCTTCAATGTCAAGATTTGTAAAGGGAGTATTTATTAAAATGAATTCAGTGTGCGATGATGATGAAGAAAGTTCGGTAACACAGTTTTTTCATATTTTATATTCTGTATATCAACAAAAAGGGTGCGTTTGTATTTCCGATAATACTTATGAGAAAACAAACTACACCTCTTGTTGTAATACCGATAAAGGTATTTATTATTATACAACTTATTATAATAACAGAATAACAAAAATTGATATGAATAATGAAGACTTGAACTCATCATCTCTTATAAGTTACACGCTTAATAATAAGCAGGATTTTTTAGATGGAAATTGA
- the trxA gene encoding thioredoxin, which translates to MAGKNVIELTKDNFNEYLSKDLPLLVDFWASWCGPCRMLGPVIDEVAEEYEGKMYVGKVNVDEQPELAQEFKIMTIPTVFILKDGEIVDKLNGAVPLEQMEDFIENNL; encoded by the coding sequence ATGGCAGGAAAAAATGTTATTGAGTTAACAAAAGATAATTTTAATGAATATTTATCTAAGGATTTACCTCTACTTGTTGATTTCTGGGCTTCATGGTGTGGTCCATGCAGAATGCTGGGTCCTGTAATAGATGAAGTTGCAGAGGAATATGAGGGTAAGATGTATGTAGGTAAAGTAAATGTTGATGAACAACCGGAACTTGCCCAAGAATTTAAAATTATGACAATTCCTACAGTTTTTATTTTAAAAGACGGGGAAATTGTTGATAAATTAAATGGTGCAGTTCCACTTGAACAAATGGAAGATTTTATTGAAAATAATTTATAA